The window CTAACATGCACCGGTAGCAATAACTGCTTGAACTCTATTTCTTTTTAAAAAACGGTGACATAACAAAAATATAACTCTACTAAGGAGAAACATCACATATAACCAATAACACGGTTTTCCTATTATGTTGTCAACGACACATCGCTTAATCCTGAACTAAGAGTTGCTTCCATTTCAAATAGAATGCCAGCTCACAAGGCCAACAGGCTAGACGCAGTACTAATTGTGGGGACAACGCCCGATTGTTGGTGTGGTGGGCCATTGATAGTCACCTAGGATTTGGTTTGTTTATAGGGATATTTAACTTAACATAAGCTCTTAGATTAGGGGATAAATAAATTTTGCTTCTATCACCTTTTTTTTAAGAGAAAAAAAAAACTTCATAAACAGAAACCCATAAGATAACCAAAGTTTACAATGTTAAAGAGTAAGGCTCTAGAAGCCTCACTAGACACCTTTCATTCCAATACAAAAGAGAATCACAAGAATAACCAAGATTTGTAATAGCATCAACCACAAAATTTGCTTCACGAAGAACATGTCTAAAACTCATGGAATCAAAACTAGTCATCATCTCTCTATTGTCTTGAACTAGATTGATTAGTCTCCAAGGTGGATCAATTCGACCATTCGCTGCTTCAATTACTAGCTTGGAATCTCCTTCCACTTCTATTCCTGTAAACCTTTCTCTTTTACTTTCACCAAGTTGTCTCTTAAAGTCAACGCCTCTGGAACAGCACTGAAGCCTTTCCAACATGGCTGGATGCTGCAGAATTTTTCTTACCACTTAAGGACTAATGTTGTCACTACACCTTTTTTTTTTTTTTACTAAATTTAAGGACTCATGTTACAACTTTGAGGACTAATATACTACTTTAAAAACTCATTCTACAACTTTAAATAGAGTTTACATGTCATGCATTAACAAATTGTAGAGTTTTCCTATAAATAAAATTTTACAACTTTGAGGACTTATCTAGATAGATCAAGTTGTTGACCACAACATGCATCAAACTTAGAGACAACTCTTGATATATTCCTAGCTGCAACTAGGAAAACTTTGTTCTCAAAACTAGTGTGCCACAATTAAGTGGCAAGCACCTCCTAACTCTTGTGTTAAAATTAACTTTGATAGATCAGTCACAAGTAAGTCAGCTGCTTGTGGCTTTATAATTCGAGACATCAATGGAAGACCGCTTTCTGCAACCTCTAGTCGCATTGGAAGAGCTTCAGTCCCAATTGCTGAAGTTGTGGCTTTAATAGACAGCTTACTCAAAGCAAAGGAGAAGGGTTTCACAAATGTTGATGTTGAAGGAGACTCCAAGCTTGTGATAGATGCAGTGAATGAACTTTTTGAACCTCCTTGGAGCTCGATTGATCAAACTAGTGGAAGACATCAGAACTTTAGTTACTAGTTTTGATTCTATTACTTTTATGCATGTGTTCAAGGAGGCTAACTTTGTAACCGATGGTATACTAACCTAGGGAACTAATGTAATTCACCTATGTATTGGAATGATAGGGTTCCTAACAAGATTTTAAGAGTCTTACTTTTTAACATTGTAAACGTTGGTAGCCTTACAAGCTTCTTAATGTAATTATTTCATTTCCTTTCAAAAAAAAAAATTAGAAAAGATTTTTCAAATATCAAACAATCATTAGCAAAAACAAGGTTAGAAACCCAAATTTCTTCAGATAGTATGCCAATGTGATTCTTATTGGAAGCACACACTATTTAAATTTCTCACCAAAGGTTAGACACACAAGATGAATTTAAGTGTGTCTACGTACTGTTAAAACATTATTAAGAGAAAACATACACTATGCACTGAAATAATGAGTCAAGTGACCATGAAGCACATCGATAAGAATCAAAGGGGATCCCGACATCCCCTCTTGTTGCAATGCTCAGGTCGGAGCAAGGCGTATGCCGTTGGCTTAAACGAAATAAAAAGTTATTTTAAATGTAAAAATGGATTATTGCCATGGTGTCAAAACATGTTTTTTCTAAATTTGTCTGGTTATGAATAGCTTTGCGTGTAAGTTTTTGCTGCTAGCTATATAGCTTTGTTGCCTTAACTTGCACCACAACATGAAAGTGAAACATTGAAAAGTGACAAATTCAGTTCCGGATTCAACTTTCAAACTAATATCTTTTGGATTCATAACTCGACGTTGTTGGAATTAATCAATTTGAAATTGTCAAAATTAAAGGAGAAAGAGACTAAAAGGGACAATAAGTTAAATCGTTACAAGCTTCATTATAATACAAACTTTGACTTTCATTAGTAAGTGTGAAGAGGAGAATGAAGCTATCAGGACGGATCTAAAATGGGCGGATGATGTCATAGTGAGGGAAACCAAAATGGCGTATAACTCGTACACGATGGAGTGTAATTGAGGCGCCCGAAACCAACATTCCTCGTCTCGATGGAAACTAATCAGGTTATTGACCTATATGTCTATGTTTATATATAATTCACATGACCCATATAAAAGTTTAAAAGACATTTGCAATTTCTTAGTTTAATTGTCTCCAATATCTCATAATCAACGGATCATCAAAACATTAATGAATGTTAGGTTTTGAATTTGGCTTTCTATATATGGCATGCAAATTGAGGATATTACTTTCGTTTCTAATAGACACAATTTTATGCATGAAGCATGAATGTCATAACTAGACACATTTCATGAAAAGTGCAGAACACCAGCAACAGCGAATTAACAAGAAGCTAGCAAACAATAAACATGTAGAACGTACGATCGATCTTATCATGCAAAGCGCAGTCGTTAAACGTTTGTATCCTAATGTTCATACGTACGGATACAAATTTGCCAACCATCCTTATTTGCCCATCAAAGTGCTCACCCTCTTAATCTATTGACACATGTTTTTTCAAATGGTTTAACTTTATTCTTGATAATAAAATGGACATGTGTCAATAGATTAAGAGGGTGGGCATTTTGGTGGGCAAATAAAGGTGATCCGCAAATTTGTATCATGTTCGTACCTCTGCCTCAGAAAAATGTGATCCAATCTATGCAAAACGTAGCATGCAGTAATTAGAATCAAGATCTTAACAGTCGCAGAAAAAGAATCCCCGACTGAAGTTTTGAAAATCTCTTTATTAATATTTAGAGACACCGACATAGTAATCAGTAAACATGATACAGAAAACAACTCGATCAACAGGAAACCTAGCTCGGCTTGCTTTGTGATTAATCAGTCACTTATTCCGAACCTGCAAACCGGGCACCGACCACTGCTCTTGACCCAAGGTACAATGCATTCCTCATGGAACATATGTTTACATGGGGTGAGCATAACCTCTTGTTTAGGCTCAAAGTCTTCCAAGCAAATAGCACAACTCTTGCCATTATCATTTCTTTCTTTGTTACTATCAACAACAGTGCCTCTATAATACAAGTTCACCGTAGGCGATATTCTCCTTAAAGGATTGTATATCTCCTTCCTCAGCTTCTGCAATGCCTTCTTTTGCTCATTATATGTCAACCTCGAGTCGGCTTCTTGTCTAGGAGCTGCCGGAGTCCACTGGCCGCTGAGGATCTGTCGAGTCCTTGGATCGTCCAGGAGTACAGCATGAATTCGGGAACCTGGTGGCGCTAGTAAGCTGCAAGTGGAGGGAAAAAAAATATGAACAAGTAATAATATGAACAGCTGAATACATCCATCTGATCGATCACCGATAATATAATTTTTGGCAATTCAGTGCAGAATGGCTAGCTGGATTGAGAAGTTTTTTAGTACTGATATTCTGGATACTTACCAGGAAGTCTTGCATGTTATAAACTAGGTTCTTGATTGCAACTTTGCTATCAATATATTTGAAACATTACTCATCGAAAAGTTGCAATTTTAGTATCAAATTGAATGTTATGTGTGTGAAGAGTTATGAAGATATAGATTACCTTGCAAAGTCAGGAAGTCGTGCTGCTCCTATAGCACCCTCAAATGGCCGCCTTGTTCTGGTAACCTGGTGAACAATATATGTTACCAAAAAGGAATGGTCTCTTGATCTTTGATAATTAAGAACTATGATGATAATAGACTACGAATAAGGGAAAAAAAAAAATAAAAAATAAAAAAAAAAAAAAAAATAATATATATATATATAGAGGATCAGAAGCGGACGTTTGCACTCAGCTTAAAGTGCGGACATCCGTCCGTTCTCCACCCTCCGGCGCCGGCGACGGCGCGTCTCCACCCCAGAAGACTCTAGCAGCGTCCCCGACCACTTTCCCTCCCCGGCGAGTCCGTTCTTTTCCAATTTTCTGGCGAGATCGACTTTGTTTGAAGTTTTGGGTGATCTCGCCGGAAAACTAGAAAAGAACGGACTCGCCGGGAAGGGAAAGTGGTCGGGGACGCTGCTGGAGTTTTCTGGGGTGGAAGCGTGCCGTCGCCGGCGCCGAAGGGTGGAGAATGAACAGACGTCCGCACTTTAAGGCCGGTGCGGACGTCCACTCCTGATCCAGCATATATATATATACACACAATGCTGATCAGGTAAGGACCTCCTTACCTTAGCTAAGGTACGGATTTCTTTATTTGACCCACTTTTCGATCACATTTTCTCATCTTAACCGTTTAGGATCTAGGTATATATGAGTAAATCATCTCTATAAATTTTCAGCCAAATTGATAATCGTTAAGACATTTAAAACTGTGATTTAGAGTTAAAAGAACGTACGGTTCAGGATGAACAAATTTAGTTCGTTCATTGATTTAATACATTTTCGATACCTTAACGATAACCAAATTAGCTGAAAATTTACAGAGAAGATCTAATCATGTATATCTAAATACTGAACGGCTATGATGAGAAAATATGATCGGAAAGTATGTCAAATTAAGGAAATCCGTACCTTAAGGTAAGGAGGTCCTTATTTGAAAAGGACTGATAACTGTGTGTGTGTGTGTGTATATCTATCTAGGGAGTGCTAGTGTTTACTTACTCGGGTGATTTGGATGGAATTTGACAGGGGCCGAGCAGGGTTCTCGAAATGCCAGTGATCATTAACATCATCAGTATCATCAATTGAAAAGTAGTCATACGGAGAAAGATGGTTAAGAGGAGAAGAAAGGGAAGGTGGAGGAGGAGAAGGAAAATAGTACTCGTATGGATTGTCATGGGTACTAGGAGGAGGAGGAGGGTAGGCAAGTCTGGGGTTAATTGTTGCTGAAGTGTTAGAGTTGGTTCTTCTGCTCGTCATGTCTTCGTTCTATTAAATCTGCAAAACTATGGTTACCTCCCTAGCACAGATGCAATGCTTGTGGTTCTGGGATTTTTTTAAGACTTTATAGCTTTATTCCTTTCTCTGCTTCAAGGTCATTCAGGCATTGTTCTACGTACTTGTCCATTTTTCATCTTTCACTTTTATATATGCTCTACACTGTTTCATTCTGATGTAAAGTGGTGAAGTATGTGATACTTCCCCATCCTCTAGATTCTTTGGCAAATGGATTGAGTGAAACATCCATAAATTCGATGGAAAGTAAGGTAGGAATCAATCCCTATACATCTAAGCCGCTATCTATTTGTTCTTCTGGTGGATGCGACTAGGTTCCAACAGATTCTACGATACAGATTTGCCTACGACTATGTCAGTCACCCGTACATGTGTGAACGACTATCATCCGATAATTAGTACAAAAATTACAGCAAAATCAGCAGGCTTCATTTTCTTTTTGGTAAAACTCAACAATGAAGAAGGTTGTGATGACTGATGAGCTGAAACAACAAGGCTCTAAACAAGTAGACATTATCAGAACTGCTTTGAAGACTTTCAAATAAATCATATATTTAGAATTTACAGAGAAGATTGGTTCTAATAAAGTGGCTGATGGCCTTTCCAAGATTGGTTTAGAGGTCGATTATTGAACTGGTTCCAGCACCCTGCTCAAGTCTCTAACGCTCTCATTCATGACCAGTGCGTTTCTGAAGTCTTTGCTTTACTAAATACTAATTGCTAAATTTCGACTGGTACGTTGATGTTGCAGTTCTGCTTTTCTCTGTAACTTTAAGTTCAGTGCTTTAAACTTTATTCCAAGTGATAATTCAGTTCACTGTTTGGCCATAAAATCTTTTCCGAAGCATCGAGGATGAAACACTACATAGTCTATATTGCTCGTTCTTTAGAATTTAGATGCCTTGCTTTTGCAGTTTTGCTTACTTCATTAGGGTTCATTCCCTTTGATTGAAAAAACAACTGGCAACAATCAAGATAACCTTTCTGAAATGCCAAAAGCTTCATGGATAAATAGACAGCAATCACAGCAGAATAGCATATATTTTCAGACTTTGATGCTAAAAGAGAAAAGGGACCAAGAAAACTGAACTACCATTGAACAATCGCATTCACACTTCTGTCCCCAAACCTAAGACAGTCACATGCGCCTTCTTGCTTGCCTCCCTACTTAGGCAATCCTGGCATGGGAGAGCTTAGCTTAAGAAGATCAACTGTCGTGAATAGCGTGTGACCCAATCAATCATCAATGATACTCCAACTTCAGACTGACCAAAATGTGTCCTTTAAACTTTGGTCACATGCATCAATACCACTCAGTATGTTCTTCAACCAATTCAGACATCTCCGGCTAGGCCTAAGGCCGACATCAATGAACGATCCAATGTTGAAAGGCCACATTAGGTTATTTTAAAGTTGGAATACCAGACTGAGTATCTAGTCATATTTCAAGGGTCATACACACTTAAGACCTGAGGTTTGCTGGCCTGATTAGCCACAACAAACCATTATCAACTTCCCACCTTATTACTGCAATAAAAGTGAATCATTCCAGTCCAATGGGAAGTTGCACTCAAGCTAGAGATTGCAAAAAGAAGTTCCGGGGAATACATCCCTCCCAAATCCACTTATGTTTACTGCTTTATCTTATACAGAAACGTTCTGAAGCGGACGTCCGCACTGGGCTTAAAGTGCGGACGTCCCTCTGTTCTTCTCCGGACGGCTCCGACGACGGCGCGCCTCCACCCGAGCGGACACCAAAGGCATCCCCGATCACTTTCCCTTACCGGCAGTCCGCCGAATACCAGTTTGCAGCCGAGATCGATCTTGTCTGAAGTTTTGAGTGGAGGTTGCTGCCCAGACCTTCAAATCGATCTCACCGGCAAGGGAAAGTGATCGGGGATGCCTCTGGTGTCCGCTCGGATGGAGGCGTGCCGTCATTAGCGTCGTCCAGTGGAGAACGGAGGGACATCCGCACTTTAAGCCCAGTGCGGACGTCCGCACCAGAACGGGCCTGTTATCTTATAACTTGTCAGTATATGATTCAGTAAGAGTTGAGAACATGAAATTATGAAAAAATTGATTATGTGAAAGACCAAAAGTAATTACCAGGTAAATAAGAAAGTATCAGTTTCCATTCTTTCCAGACCAGCAGTAAATAATTGATTTTCTGCTCACTAGATTGATGATTTTACAATCATCTCTACACTTACTGAATTAAGAAGTTGCTTCTGGACAGCTCCTTCCGTACATGAGGTCTACCACATTCCTCTGGAATTGCTGATACCTTATGGTCAAAGTTTTGGTTGCTGATATATAGTGTCGATAAGTGCTCATATGTTACTTGCTCATTGTCGAAGACAAGCAGAAGTTCCAGAATATTGAACCCACACACATGAAAGCTACACGGGCCTGAAGAGGCACCACCCTGCATAGAAGCATTTACATTAAATTATTACAAACCCAATAGCATCTAGATTATATCATCATACAAAAGTCAAAAGTACTGAATTTTGGGATTAAAAAGCTGTAATTCCCAAAAGTAGTTCCTGGAATCAAGTAATC of the Fragaria vesca subsp. vesca linkage group LG6, FraVesHawaii_1.0, whole genome shotgun sequence genome contains:
- the LOC101314294 gene encoding uncharacterized protein LOC101314294 codes for the protein MTSRRTNSNTSATINPRLAYPPPPPSTHDNPYEYYFPSPPPPSLSSPLNHLSPYDYFSIDDTDDVNDHWHFENPARPLSNSIQITRVTRTRRPFEGAIGAARLPDFASLLAPPGSRIHAVLLDDPRTRQILSGQWTPAAPRQEADSRLTYNEQKKALQKLRKEIYNPLRRISPTVNLYYRGTVVDSNKERNDNGKSCAICLEDFEPKQEVMLTPCKHMFHEECIVPWVKSSGRCPVCRFGISD